Proteins from a single region of Mucilaginibacter daejeonensis:
- a CDS encoding ABC transporter permease/substrate-binding protein: protein MNEQQQTLWQFMHQQQDKLLAQTVQHIGLTIVSLIIAVIIGLPLGILIARKKQLSGTVLGIAGVLQTIPSIALLGFMIPLLGIGATPAIVALFLYALLPIIRNAYTGITGVDASVKEAAQAMGMSSGQILFKVELPLAMPVILAGIRTATVINVGVATLASYIAAGGLGEFIFGGISLNNSNMILAGAIPAALLAILFDVLLAVIQRTSFKKLKLIMYAAPVAVIVLAVIYVIPKTKTDKLTAGFTPEFMGRQDGNLGLQQKYGLKINTIVINDAVMYKAAYEKQIDVISGYSTDGRLKAYGLITLEDDKHIFPPYYAAPIVREDALKKYPELEAALDLLAGHITDSIMTDLNYRTDNLHQTPERVAKDFLVAQGLYKPSRNGQAGVIRIGSKVFGEQYILAAMYKMLIEGNTDYTTSAKTGLGGTKICFDALTNDQIDLYPEYTGTGLLVLLQPSAELLQQVGADKDKTYAYVKKQFADRYKISWLKPIGFNNAYALMMLKQRSNELGIKTISDLKRFLETN from the coding sequence ATGAACGAACAGCAACAAACGCTTTGGCAGTTCATGCATCAGCAGCAAGACAAGTTACTTGCGCAAACGGTTCAGCATATCGGTCTCACCATCGTTTCGCTGATCATAGCGGTCATCATTGGCTTGCCATTGGGAATATTGATCGCCCGTAAAAAGCAACTGTCTGGCACAGTGCTCGGCATTGCGGGTGTTCTGCAAACTATTCCCAGTATCGCTTTGCTCGGTTTTATGATCCCACTCTTGGGTATTGGCGCTACGCCTGCCATCGTTGCACTATTCCTCTACGCGTTGCTTCCTATCATCCGCAACGCGTATACCGGCATTACCGGTGTTGATGCTTCCGTTAAAGAAGCCGCCCAGGCCATGGGTATGAGCAGTGGTCAGATCTTGTTCAAGGTTGAGCTTCCCTTAGCCATGCCTGTGATACTGGCAGGCATACGCACCGCTACCGTGATCAATGTTGGCGTTGCTACCCTGGCATCCTACATTGCTGCAGGAGGACTGGGTGAATTTATCTTCGGCGGAATATCGCTCAATAATTCAAACATGATATTGGCTGGGGCAATACCAGCAGCACTTTTAGCCATTTTGTTCGATGTGTTATTGGCAGTTATTCAGCGTACCAGCTTTAAAAAGCTTAAACTGATCATGTATGCTGCACCAGTAGCGGTCATTGTGCTGGCGGTCATCTATGTGATACCAAAGACCAAGACCGATAAACTGACCGCCGGTTTCACTCCCGAATTTATGGGCCGACAGGATGGCAACTTAGGCCTACAGCAAAAGTATGGCCTCAAGATCAACACTATTGTGATCAACGATGCGGTGATGTATAAGGCCGCCTATGAAAAGCAGATCGATGTGATCAGCGGATACTCGACCGATGGCCGGCTAAAGGCTTACGGGCTGATCACTTTGGAAGATGATAAGCATATATTTCCGCCATACTATGCGGCACCCATAGTGAGGGAAGATGCCCTGAAAAAATATCCGGAACTCGAGGCGGCGCTTGATCTGTTGGCCGGTCATATTACCGACAGCATCATGACCGACCTGAATTATCGTACCGATAACCTGCATCAAACACCAGAACGTGTGGCCAAAGATTTCCTGGTCGCGCAGGGTCTCTACAAACCGAGCCGGAATGGCCAGGCCGGTGTTATTCGTATAGGCTCTAAGGTTTTTGGAGAACAATATATACTGGCTGCCATGTACAAAATGCTGATCGAAGGCAACACCGATTATACCACATCGGCCAAGACCGGACTGGGTGGGACCAAGATCTGTTTCGATGCGCTGACCAACGACCAGATCGACCTATACCCCGAATATACCGGCACAGGGCTATTAGTGCTGTTGCAGCCGTCTGCCGAGCTGTTGCAGCAGGTGGGTGCCGATAAGGATAAGACCTATGCTTACGTGAAAAAGCAGTTCGCTGATCGCTATAAGATCAGCTGGTTAAAGCCTATCGGCTTCAATAACGCCTATGCGCTGATGATGCTCAAGCAGCGCTCGAATGAGTTGGGTATTAAAACAATTTCAGACCTCAAACGCTTTTTGGAAACGAACTAA
- a CDS encoding ABC transporter ATP-binding protein: MIKVQNLRKQYGRTVAVDDVSFEVGEGENLILLGTSGCGKTTTLKMLNRLIEPTSGQVLINDEDITLQKPELLRRNIGYVLQNTGLFPHYTISQNIAVVPKLLKWSNAQISQRTEELISKLHLPTDLLDKYPRQLSGGQQQRVGLARALMTDAPVLLMDEPFGALDNITRANIQSEFKQLDELQRKTIVMVTHDVQEAFELGDRIAIMDKGSIVQLGTPAELLFKPVNTFVSDFLRSQRLQLELKAVHLTDVWDLLPSAVEVSKTDLTIPSTANIWAAMEILERKHPQHLLIMPSPAHEPKTVTFDQLMSAWYQHQNTLTA, from the coding sequence ATGATCAAGGTTCAAAACCTGCGCAAACAATATGGCCGAACCGTGGCGGTCGACGATGTATCGTTCGAGGTGGGCGAAGGAGAGAACCTGATCCTGTTGGGCACCAGCGGTTGCGGCAAGACCACGACCCTGAAAATGCTGAACCGGCTTATTGAGCCTACTTCGGGCCAGGTGCTGATCAACGATGAGGATATCACCCTGCAAAAGCCTGAACTTTTACGGCGCAACATAGGTTATGTACTACAGAACACTGGCCTTTTTCCACATTATACCATTTCGCAGAACATCGCCGTGGTTCCGAAGCTGCTTAAATGGAGCAACGCGCAGATCAGTCAACGTACCGAAGAGCTGATCAGCAAGTTGCATTTACCTACTGATTTGCTTGATAAATATCCCCGTCAATTGAGCGGCGGCCAACAGCAGCGTGTAGGCCTGGCCCGTGCGCTCATGACCGATGCGCCTGTGCTATTGATGGATGAGCCTTTTGGGGCATTAGATAACATCACTCGTGCTAATATCCAGTCAGAATTCAAGCAGCTGGATGAGCTCCAACGCAAGACCATCGTAATGGTAACACATGACGTACAGGAGGCCTTTGAATTAGGCGACCGCATTGCCATTATGGATAAAGGCAGCATCGTTCAATTAGGCACACCGGCCGAGTTACTCTTTAAACCGGTGAACACGTTTGTAAGCGATTTTCTGCGTTCGCAGCGCTTACAGCTCGAGTTAAAAGCCGTTCATTTGACCGATGTCTGGGACCTGCTTCCATCAGCGGTAGAGGTATCGAAGACCGACCTCACCATTCCATCTACCGCCAATATTTGGGCAGCCATGGAAATCCTGGAGCGCAAGCATCCCCAGCACTTGTTGATCATGCCCTCTCCCGCCCATGAACCCAAAACGGTAACGTTCGACCAATTGATGTCAGCCTGGTATCAACATCAAAACACCCTGACCGCATGA
- the ftsY gene encoding signal recognition particle-docking protein FtsY: protein MGLFDFFKKKDTTPQQQEALDTGLEKTKDSFFSKITKVIAGKSTVDDEVLDDLEEVLVTSDVGVTTTLKIIDRIQARVARDKYVSTADLNTLLRDEIQHLLAENNSNDFQNFEYGDHKPYVIMVVGVNGVGKTTTIGKLAHQLKQAGNKVVLGAADTFRAAAVDQILLWGERVGVRVVAQAMGSDPASVAYDTLRSAVSNGEDVVIIDTAGRLHNKVGLMNELTKIKNVMQKVIPNAPHEILLVLDASTGQNAIEQCKQFTEATAVNALALTKLDGTAKGGVVIGISDQFKIPVKYIGVGEGMNDLQLFDRKGFVDSLFKK from the coding sequence ATGGGACTATTCGATTTTTTTAAGAAAAAGGACACCACACCACAGCAACAAGAAGCTTTGGACACGGGTCTTGAAAAGACCAAGGATAGCTTTTTCTCCAAAATAACTAAGGTGATCGCCGGGAAGTCGACCGTGGATGACGAGGTGCTTGATGACCTGGAGGAGGTATTGGTGACCTCAGATGTGGGTGTGACCACTACCCTGAAGATCATTGATCGTATCCAGGCCCGTGTAGCCCGCGATAAGTATGTGAGTACTGCCGACCTGAACACCCTCCTGCGCGACGAGATACAACACTTGCTGGCCGAAAATAACAGCAACGATTTCCAGAACTTTGAGTACGGCGACCACAAACCATACGTGATCATGGTGGTTGGCGTTAATGGTGTGGGTAAAACCACCACCATTGGCAAGCTGGCCCATCAACTGAAACAAGCCGGAAATAAAGTGGTATTAGGTGCTGCTGATACTTTCCGTGCGGCGGCTGTTGACCAGATCCTACTATGGGGAGAACGCGTAGGCGTGCGCGTAGTTGCCCAGGCCATGGGTTCTGATCCTGCGTCGGTAGCTTATGATACGCTGCGTTCGGCCGTATCTAATGGTGAGGATGTGGTGATCATTGATACCGCCGGCCGTTTACATAATAAGGTAGGCTTGATGAATGAGCTTACCAAGATCAAGAATGTGATGCAAAAGGTCATCCCCAACGCTCCTCACGAGATCTTGCTTGTATTAGACGCCTCTACCGGCCAGAACGCCATAGAGCAATGTAAACAATTCACCGAAGCCACGGCAGTGAATGCCTTAGCCTTGACCAAATTGGACGGCACGGCCAAAGGCGGTGTAGTGATCGGGATATCTGACCAATTTAAGATCCCGGTGAAATATATAGGCGTAGGCGAAGGAATGAATGACCTACAACTCTTCGACCGCAAGGGATTTGTAGATTCGTTATTTAAGAAGTAA
- a CDS encoding DUF4295 domain-containing protein, protein MAKKVVATLKTGKGKEYSKVITMIKSPKTGAYSFKEQMVHNDHVKDAISEAKA, encoded by the coding sequence ATGGCAAAGAAAGTAGTTGCAACCCTGAAAACCGGTAAAGGTAAAGAGTACTCAAAGGTAATTACGATGATCAAGTCGCCTAAAACAGGTGCTTATTCATTCAAAGAGCAAATGGTACACAACGATCACGTTAAAGACGCGATCAGCGAAGCTAAAGCTTAA
- the rpmG gene encoding 50S ribosomal protein L33: MAKKGNRVQVILECTEHKESGMPGMSRYITTKNKKNTTERLELKKFNPVLRKVTVHKEIK, encoded by the coding sequence ATGGCAAAGAAAGGCAACAGAGTTCAGGTGATCTTAGAGTGCACCGAGCATAAAGAGAGCGGTATGCCGGGCATGTCTCGTTACATTACCACCAAGAACAAGAAAAATACAACCGAGCGTTTAGAGTTAAAGAAATTTAACCCTGTACTGCGTAAAGTTACCGTTCACAAAGAAATTAAGTAA
- the rpmB gene encoding 50S ribosomal protein L28, protein MSRICDLTGKSPLNGHNVSNSNVKTNRKFYPNLKIKKFYIPEEDKWITLKVSTSAIKTISKNGITACINKFVKKGYI, encoded by the coding sequence ATGTCAAGAATTTGTGATTTAACAGGAAAAAGCCCATTGAACGGCCATAACGTATCGAACTCGAACGTTAAGACCAACCGTAAGTTTTATCCTAACCTGAAGATCAAGAAGTTTTATATCCCTGAAGAAGATAAATGGATCACTTTGAAAGTATCTACTTCAGCGATCAAGACCATTAGCAAAAATGGTATCACTGCTTGTATCAATAAATTTGTTAAAAAAGGATATATATAG
- the acs gene encoding acetate--CoA ligase, with product MKINSFDHYHEVFKQSVEQPEQFWESIADTFQWRKKWDKTLEWNFKEPNIKWFQGGKLNITENCLDRQLDKNGDTPAIIWEPNDPTEDHRIITYKQLYDKVCQFANVLKNNGVKKGDRICIYMPMIPELAIAVLACARIGAVHSVIFGGFSAQSIADRIQDAQCNVVITADGGYRGAKDLPLKSVIDDALVQCPSVKRVIVLTRSHTPVSMIKGRDVWWEDEIRKVETQGNPDCPAEEMDAEDMLFILYTSGSTGKPKGVVHTCGGYMVYAGYTFDTAFQYQPGEVYFCTADIGWITGHSYIVYGPLTQGATAVMFEGVPTWPDAGRLWDIVEKFKVNILYTAPTAIRSLMSFGLDMVKDKDLSSLTKLGSVGEPLNEEAWHWFDENVGHGNCPIVDTWWQTETGGFMISPIANVTPLKPGYASLPLPGVQPILVDENGKEIEGNDVSGNLCIKFPWPGMLRTTYGDHERCRTTYFATYPDMYFTGDGSLRDADGYYRITGRVDDVLNVSGHRIGTAEVENAINMHSSVVESAVVGYPHDIKGQGVYAFVISPDKHENEELTRKDILMTVSRIIGPIAKPDKIQFVSGLPKTRSGKIMRRILRKIAEGDTSNLGDTSTLLDPSVVDEIKDGAL from the coding sequence ATGAAAATCAATTCGTTCGACCATTACCACGAGGTCTTTAAACAGAGCGTTGAACAACCCGAGCAATTTTGGGAGAGCATAGCCGATACCTTCCAATGGCGAAAGAAATGGGACAAGACCCTTGAATGGAATTTTAAAGAGCCTAACATCAAATGGTTCCAGGGTGGTAAACTTAACATCACCGAGAATTGCCTCGACCGCCAGTTAGATAAAAATGGTGACACCCCCGCCATTATTTGGGAGCCCAACGACCCTACCGAAGATCACCGCATAATCACTTATAAACAGCTGTATGACAAGGTTTGCCAGTTCGCTAACGTGCTCAAGAACAATGGTGTAAAAAAAGGCGACCGCATTTGTATATACATGCCCATGATACCTGAGCTTGCTATTGCCGTGCTGGCCTGTGCGCGTATCGGTGCTGTACATTCGGTAATATTCGGTGGCTTTTCGGCACAATCTATTGCCGATCGCATACAAGATGCGCAATGCAACGTGGTGATCACCGCCGATGGTGGTTATCGTGGCGCCAAGGACCTGCCGCTGAAATCTGTGATCGATGATGCGCTGGTACAGTGCCCTTCGGTAAAACGGGTGATCGTACTAACCCGCAGTCACACACCGGTAAGTATGATCAAAGGCCGCGACGTATGGTGGGAAGATGAGATCAGAAAAGTAGAGACGCAAGGCAACCCTGATTGCCCTGCCGAGGAGATGGATGCCGAGGACATGTTATTCATCCTTTATACGTCCGGATCCACCGGTAAGCCAAAAGGGGTAGTACATACCTGCGGCGGCTACATGGTGTATGCGGGTTACACATTCGATACCGCGTTTCAATATCAGCCCGGCGAGGTGTACTTCTGTACCGCCGATATCGGTTGGATCACTGGTCATTCTTACATCGTATATGGTCCGCTAACACAAGGCGCTACGGCCGTGATGTTCGAAGGCGTACCTACCTGGCCGGATGCCGGTCGTTTGTGGGATATCGTCGAAAAATTTAAGGTAAATATTTTATATACCGCACCGACCGCCATCCGCTCGTTAATGAGCTTTGGGCTGGATATGGTAAAAGACAAAGACCTGAGTTCGCTGACCAAGCTGGGTTCGGTAGGAGAGCCACTGAACGAGGAGGCCTGGCACTGGTTCGATGAAAATGTGGGCCATGGTAATTGCCCGATCGTTGATACGTGGTGGCAAACTGAGACGGGTGGTTTCATGATATCGCCTATTGCCAACGTGACGCCGCTTAAGCCTGGTTATGCCAGCTTGCCGTTGCCGGGCGTACAACCGATACTGGTGGATGAGAATGGTAAAGAGATAGAGGGTAACGATGTAAGCGGGAACCTTTGTATCAAGTTTCCTTGGCCAGGCATGCTGCGCACCACTTACGGTGATCATGAGCGTTGCCGCACTACTTATTTCGCCACCTATCCTGATATGTATTTTACCGGCGACGGTAGCTTGCGCGATGCTGATGGCTATTACCGCATCACCGGTCGGGTGGATGACGTACTGAACGTATCAGGTCACCGTATAGGTACCGCCGAGGTGGAAAATGCTATCAATATGCACAGTAGCGTGGTGGAGTCGGCCGTGGTGGGTTACCCGCACGACATTAAAGGACAGGGCGTTTACGCATTTGTGATCAGTCCTGACAAACATGAGAACGAAGAACTGACCCGCAAGGATATCCTCATGACCGTAAGCCGGATCATTGGACCGATAGCCAAGCCTGACAAGATCCAATTTGTTAGCGGATTGCCTAAAACGCGCTCGGGCAAGATCATGCGTCGCATATTACGTAAGATCGCCGAAGGAGATACCTCTAACTTGGGCGATACCAGCACACTGCTGGATCCAAGCGTGGTGGACGAGATCAAAGACGGAGCTTTGTAA
- a CDS encoding alpha/beta hydrolase family protein, whose protein sequence is MWRYTLILFFVAIGLRSQATTTGKWPSLVTGGSIQFSITEAKMPLKDFDGRIMTVVYLERLKLRKVGRNSIKNDVSWLLAQGYRVVELDYAHHQKAISPNINADIIAINDSISAGKFCGLHDCSQYRSYVLFEGYRLMRDVPYFVDDPKVYNTPKEYFKGDSLYMDIIYPANTRKQVPVVLSFSYSNSYATYDQAKGVLTDQNKHQRLKQAYTLAAFNDSFLEGAPGRGIAWAIADHPKYCPWGKGQPVNGRNDTYRSFEDGIDAARKVRSGIRTLRTIGKSIGLSGKIGIYGFSRGSTAGSMAIGDRKVPAIDTAGFNKETNAQVQAAALGPGVFDHTQIYNTINDGDANLETHCPWVWGELEKNRAVWERQGAAYLVNSSATAPVMFFHNTDDDHYYDDQIQHFKAKLSSLNVPVLSITNYGKGHSVPQTGEVLSQLYDFFEQYLK, encoded by the coding sequence ATGTGGCGTTATACTTTGATCTTATTTTTTGTCGCTATCGGCCTCAGAAGCCAAGCGACCACTACTGGTAAGTGGCCAAGCCTGGTGACCGGTGGTAGTATTCAATTCAGCATCACCGAAGCTAAAATGCCTCTTAAGGACTTTGACGGCCGTATTATGACGGTAGTTTACCTGGAGCGACTGAAGCTGAGAAAGGTCGGCCGTAATAGTATTAAAAACGATGTGTCTTGGCTGTTGGCTCAGGGCTATAGGGTGGTGGAGCTTGACTATGCCCATCATCAAAAGGCCATCTCGCCCAACATCAACGCCGACATTATTGCCATCAATGACTCTATTAGCGCCGGAAAGTTTTGCGGTTTGCATGACTGCTCGCAATACCGGTCATACGTGCTTTTTGAAGGCTACCGATTGATGCGCGATGTGCCTTACTTTGTAGATGATCCAAAGGTGTACAACACGCCAAAGGAGTATTTTAAAGGCGATAGTTTGTACATGGACATCATTTATCCGGCCAACACGCGCAAACAGGTACCGGTGGTGCTCTCCTTCTCTTACAGCAACAGCTATGCTACCTATGATCAAGCCAAGGGAGTACTTACTGATCAAAACAAACATCAACGGCTAAAGCAGGCATACACACTGGCGGCATTCAATGATTCGTTTTTGGAAGGGGCGCCGGGTAGAGGCATAGCCTGGGCCATTGCGGATCATCCTAAATACTGTCCGTGGGGAAAAGGTCAACCGGTGAATGGCCGCAATGATACCTATCGCTCGTTTGAGGACGGCATAGATGCTGCCCGTAAGGTACGGTCAGGAATAAGGACATTGCGTACGATAGGCAAGAGTATAGGCTTATCGGGTAAGATAGGTATCTACGGCTTCTCAAGAGGCTCTACAGCAGGTTCAATGGCCATTGGCGACAGGAAGGTGCCGGCCATCGATACTGCCGGTTTTAACAAGGAAACTAACGCGCAGGTGCAGGCCGCTGCGCTTGGTCCGGGGGTGTTCGACCACACACAAATTTACAACACTATCAATGATGGCGATGCCAATCTGGAAACGCATTGCCCATGGGTTTGGGGCGAATTGGAGAAGAACCGTGCTGTTTGGGAGCGACAAGGCGCTGCTTACCTGGTCAATTCATCGGCTACTGCGCCTGTGATGTTCTTTCACAATACCGATGATGATCATTACTACGACGACCAGATCCAACATTTCAAGGCAAAGCTTTCATCTTTGAATGTGCCGGTGTTATCGATCACCAATTATGGCAAGGGCCATTCGGTACCGCAAACTGGAGAGGTGCTGTCGCAACTGTATGATTTTTTTGAGCAGTACTT